In Halopseudomonas nanhaiensis, a single window of DNA contains:
- the nudC gene encoding NAD(+) diphosphatase — MSGSFNRFVPASHSDYDSNAGWVVVTHQQSFAMYQGQLLHEPDMARFMGDADARLLLGFLDGKPCQLVRLNQLVDLPGVSWHGLRGLIGQVDDATFRLLGLAQQLDAWNDTHRFCGRCGQGMQPRAGERAMECLQCGLRQYPKLSPCIIVLITRGDEVLLARSPHFRPGFFSTLAGFIEPGESAEECLHREVMEEVGVEVEDLEYLGSQSWPFPNSLMLGFHARYVSGEIVPQPGEIEEAGWWHVNDLPGIPPHGTISRWLIDCHLARLRGLALPPIPA; from the coding sequence GTGTCGGGTTCATTCAATCGTTTCGTGCCGGCCAGTCATTCCGATTACGACAGCAATGCTGGCTGGGTTGTGGTCACTCACCAGCAAAGCTTTGCCATGTACCAGGGCCAGCTGTTGCACGAGCCGGACATGGCCCGGTTCATGGGCGATGCAGACGCCCGGCTGCTGTTGGGTTTCCTGGACGGTAAACCGTGTCAGCTTGTACGTCTGAACCAGCTGGTGGATCTTCCAGGGGTCAGCTGGCATGGCCTGAGAGGGTTGATCGGACAGGTGGACGACGCCACGTTCCGCCTGCTTGGTCTCGCCCAGCAGCTTGATGCCTGGAACGACACGCATCGCTTCTGCGGTCGCTGCGGACAGGGTATGCAGCCACGCGCCGGCGAACGAGCCATGGAATGCCTGCAATGCGGCCTGCGTCAGTATCCGAAGCTGTCTCCGTGCATCATCGTGCTGATCACGCGTGGCGATGAGGTACTGCTGGCACGCTCCCCGCATTTTCGTCCCGGATTTTTCAGCACCCTCGCCGGATTCATCGAGCCTGGCGAGTCGGCAGAAGAGTGTCTGCACCGCGAGGTGATGGAGGAGGTTGGCGTCGAGGTCGAGGACCTGGAATATCTCGGCAGTCAGAGCTGGCCCTTTCCCAACTCACTCATGCTGGGCTTCCACGCACGGTATGTCAGCGGCGAAATCGTCCCGCAACCTGGCGAGATCGAAGAGGCGGGGTGGTGGCATGTCAACGACCTGCCCGGAATTCCGCCGCACGGCACCATTTCGCGCTGGTTGATCGATTGCCATCTGGCGCGTTTGCGCGGGCTGGCGCTTCCACCCATCCCTGCCTGA
- a CDS encoding crotonase/enoyl-CoA hydratase family protein, which yields MTEYTSLRVTQQDRIAHIQINRPAKFNAMDSAFWTEMITAFEWVDVTESIRVVVISGAGDHFSAGIDLALLAQASSRMGKDIGRNAEVIRGNILRLQEAFNAVDRCRKPVIAAIHGYCLGGAIDLISACDMRYCTPDARFGIKEIDMGMAADVGTLQRLPHLIGDGMMRELAYTGRVFDGHEAARIGLVNCVHDDVQALMQEVMSLAGQIASKSPLAIRGTKEMIRYARDHSVEDGLNYIASWNAAMLQSEDLKVAMAAHMAKKPAEFAD from the coding sequence ATGACCGAGTACACGTCACTGCGCGTGACGCAGCAGGACAGGATTGCGCACATCCAGATCAACCGCCCAGCCAAGTTCAATGCCATGGACTCGGCTTTCTGGACCGAGATGATCACCGCGTTCGAGTGGGTGGACGTCACTGAGTCGATTCGCGTGGTGGTTATTTCCGGTGCCGGGGACCATTTCTCGGCCGGCATTGATCTGGCCTTGCTTGCTCAGGCTTCCAGCCGGATGGGCAAGGACATAGGTCGGAATGCCGAAGTCATACGCGGCAATATCCTGCGCCTGCAGGAGGCGTTCAATGCGGTCGACCGGTGTCGTAAACCGGTGATCGCAGCCATCCACGGATACTGCCTGGGCGGTGCAATCGATCTGATTTCGGCTTGCGACATGCGCTATTGCACACCAGATGCTCGCTTCGGCATCAAGGAAATCGACATGGGCATGGCCGCAGACGTGGGGACGCTGCAGCGATTGCCGCACCTCATAGGCGATGGCATGATGCGGGAACTGGCGTATACCGGCCGCGTATTCGATGGACACGAAGCTGCGCGGATCGGATTGGTCAATTGCGTTCACGACGACGTTCAGGCATTGATGCAGGAAGTGATGTCGCTGGCAGGGCAGATTGCCTCGAAATCACCGCTGGCGATTCGCGGTACCAAGGAAATGATCCGCTACGCTCGCGACCACAGCGTGGAGGATGGACTCAACTATATCGCCAGCTGGAATGCGGCTATGCTGCAATCCGAGGACCTCAAGGTGGCCATGGCTGCGCATATGGCCAAGAAACCGGCCGAGTTCGCCGATTGA
- a CDS encoding SCP2 sterol-binding domain-containing protein, translating into MTTDQIISNMESKFNPAAAQGLDLVFQFNIEDDDNFFVKVKDGACDAQKGDAENPNVTLIMDSDTLNGVISGETDGMQAFMAGKLRAEGDMMLALKLGELFPA; encoded by the coding sequence ATGACTACCGATCAGATCATCAGCAACATGGAATCCAAGTTCAACCCGGCGGCCGCTCAGGGCCTGGACCTGGTTTTCCAGTTCAACATCGAAGACGACGACAACTTCTTCGTAAAGGTCAAGGATGGCGCCTGTGACGCCCAGAAAGGTGACGCAGAGAATCCCAACGTCACCCTTATCATGGACAGCGACACGCTGAACGGCGTCATTTCCGGCGAAACCGATGGCATGCAGGCCTTCATGGCCGGCAAGCTGCGCGCCGAAGGCGACATGATGCTGGCACTCAAGCTGGGTGAACTGTTCCCGGCCTGA
- the dnaQ gene encoding DNA polymerase III subunit epsilon, protein MREVVLDTETTGIEVREGHRIIEIGCVEVIDRRLTGRHFHVYINPQREVDEGAFAVHGISDEFLADKPLFGVVADDFMEFITGARLVIHNAAFDVGFIDAELTLLNRGHGRVADHCSVTDTLLMAREKHPGQRNSLDALCKRYGVDNSQRDLHGALLDAEILADVYLTMTGGQTALSLAGQGADQDESGGISVIRRLAVDRPRLKVITASEEELALHAERLAAVEKSAGFALWNGEPTESI, encoded by the coding sequence ATGCGTGAAGTGGTGCTGGATACCGAAACCACGGGTATCGAAGTGCGTGAAGGGCACCGGATCATCGAGATCGGCTGCGTCGAGGTCATCGACCGCCGGCTGACCGGTCGCCATTTCCATGTGTACATCAATCCGCAGCGCGAGGTCGATGAAGGTGCGTTCGCGGTACACGGCATCAGTGACGAGTTTCTCGCTGACAAGCCCCTGTTTGGGGTCGTGGCGGATGATTTCATGGAATTCATCACCGGGGCGCGGCTGGTCATCCACAACGCGGCGTTCGACGTGGGTTTCATTGACGCCGAGCTGACCCTGCTCAACCGGGGTCACGGTCGGGTCGCCGATCACTGCAGCGTAACCGATACGCTGCTCATGGCTCGGGAAAAACATCCAGGCCAGCGCAACAGTCTGGACGCCCTGTGCAAGCGCTACGGAGTGGACAACTCCCAGCGCGATTTGCACGGCGCACTGCTCGACGCGGAAATTCTGGCGGACGTATACCTGACGATGACGGGCGGTCAGACTGCACTGTCGCTGGCCGGGCAGGGCGCCGATCAGGACGAGTCCGGCGGGATCAGTGTGATACGCAGGCTTGCTGTGGACAGGCCGAGGTTGAAGGTCATCACCGCCAGCGAAGAGGAGCTTGCGCTGCACGCCGAGCGACTGGCGGCGGTGGAGAAATCGGCCGGCTTCGCGCTGTGGAACGGCGAGCCGACCGAGTCGATCTAG
- the nhaB gene encoding sodium/proton antiporter NhaB produces the protein MANAILPALAGNFLGQAPVWYKQTIIAFLVLNPILMWTLGPYLTGWILVLEFIFTLAMALKCYPLLPGGLLALEALVIGMTTPDALYREVLGNFPVILLLMFMVAGIYFMKDLLLVTFTKLILGVRSKSLLGLLFSLVAALLSAFLDALTVTAVIISVAVGFYGVYHRVASAGTENAEAFGLDPDEGLHREHLEQFRAFLRSLLMHGAVGTALGGVCTLVGEPQNLLIARVAGWEFIEFFLLMAPVSMPVLAAGLLTCLLLEKTGWFGYGAKLPRQVRRVLEEFSDAERAKRKTPQQVALVVQGLAAVLLVLGLALHVAEVGFIGLMVIILIASFNGVIDEHQIGKAFQEALPFTSLLVVFFAIVAVIHEQHLFSPIIHAVLAMPPDIQPSMFFIANGVLSMISDNVFVATVYISEVKQSLDSGAITREQFDRLAIAINTGTNLPSVATPNGQAAFLFLLTSAIAPLVRLSYGRMVVMALPYTLVLGGVGLFAVSNWI, from the coding sequence ATGGCCAATGCCATTCTGCCAGCCCTTGCGGGCAACTTTCTCGGCCAGGCGCCCGTCTGGTACAAACAGACGATCATCGCCTTTCTGGTACTCAATCCGATTCTGATGTGGACCCTCGGTCCCTACCTTACCGGCTGGATTCTGGTGCTTGAATTCATCTTCACGCTGGCCATGGCACTGAAGTGCTACCCGCTGTTACCCGGTGGGCTGCTTGCCCTGGAAGCGCTGGTCATAGGCATGACCACACCCGATGCACTCTACCGCGAGGTGCTCGGCAATTTTCCGGTGATTCTCCTGCTGATGTTCATGGTCGCCGGCATCTATTTCATGAAGGATCTGCTGCTGGTGACCTTCACCAAGCTGATTCTCGGAGTTCGCTCGAAGTCGTTGCTCGGCTTGCTGTTCAGCCTGGTCGCGGCGCTGCTGTCGGCCTTTCTCGACGCGCTTACGGTTACCGCGGTCATCATCAGCGTCGCGGTCGGCTTCTACGGTGTCTATCACCGCGTCGCATCCGCCGGAACGGAAAACGCCGAGGCGTTCGGGCTGGACCCTGACGAGGGTCTGCACCGTGAGCATCTGGAACAGTTCCGCGCGTTTTTGCGCAGCCTGCTGATGCATGGTGCGGTGGGTACAGCACTGGGCGGCGTATGTACCCTGGTGGGCGAGCCGCAGAATCTCCTGATCGCTCGCGTCGCGGGCTGGGAATTCATCGAGTTCTTCCTTCTCATGGCTCCGGTCAGCATGCCGGTACTGGCGGCCGGCCTGCTGACCTGCCTGCTGCTGGAGAAAACCGGCTGGTTCGGTTACGGCGCCAAGCTCCCCCGCCAGGTTCGTCGAGTGCTGGAAGAGTTTTCCGACGCCGAGCGTGCCAAGCGCAAGACGCCGCAGCAGGTCGCGCTGGTGGTTCAGGGCCTGGCCGCGGTGCTGTTGGTATTGGGTTTGGCGCTGCATGTGGCCGAGGTGGGATTCATAGGTCTGATGGTGATCATCCTGATCGCCTCGTTCAACGGCGTGATCGACGAGCATCAGATCGGCAAGGCCTTCCAGGAGGCACTGCCCTTTACCTCACTGCTGGTGGTGTTTTTCGCCATCGTCGCGGTGATCCACGAACAGCATCTGTTCAGCCCCATCATCCATGCTGTCCTGGCCATGCCGCCGGACATCCAGCCGAGCATGTTCTTCATTGCCAACGGCGTACTGTCGATGATCAGCGATAACGTTTTCGTGGCTACGGTATACATCAGCGAGGTGAAGCAAAGCCTGGACTCGGGCGCGATTACGCGTGAGCAGTTCGATCGGCTGGCGATTGCCATCAATACCGGAACCAACCTGCCTAGCGTGGCCACGCCCAATGGCCAGGCCGCCTTTCTGTTCCTGCTGACCTCGGCCATAGCACCGCTGGTGCGCCTTTCTTATGGGCGCATGGTGGTGATGGCCCTGCCCTATACGCTGGTGCTTGGCGGCGTGGGCCTGTTTGCGGTCAGCAACTGGATCTAG
- a CDS encoding phosphotransferase family protein, translated as MTLTDQASTIREGEELDVDAVDRYLKSQIDGLQGTPDIRQFPGGASNLTYLIAYPQQEFVLRRPPFGKKAKSAHDMGREFRILNQLNDGFPYCPKAYAHCTDESVIGAEFYVMERVQGVILRSELPPELGLDEHRTRELCKSFVDKFVDLHNVDYAACGLADLGKPEGYVQRQIEGWIDRYQKAATPDAPDWKPVMAWLRDKMPADHHKPGIVHNDYRFDNVILDPDNPMQIIGVLDWEMTTIGDPLMDLGNTLAYWIEAGDSQPMQLIRRQPSHAPGMLTRQEFADYYAERAGITIDNLDYYYTYGLFRLAGIVQQIYYRFYHGQTQDKRFASFIHMNKLLEQVSLSVIGKSAL; from the coding sequence ATGACTCTGACCGATCAGGCGAGCACTATCCGCGAAGGCGAAGAGCTCGACGTCGATGCTGTCGACCGCTATCTCAAGAGCCAGATCGATGGCCTGCAGGGAACCCCGGACATTCGCCAGTTCCCCGGGGGTGCGTCCAATCTGACTTACCTCATCGCCTATCCGCAGCAGGAATTCGTCCTGAGGCGTCCGCCGTTTGGCAAGAAGGCCAAGTCGGCGCATGACATGGGTCGCGAGTTTCGCATTCTCAACCAGCTCAACGATGGCTTTCCGTATTGTCCGAAGGCCTATGCGCACTGCACCGACGAATCGGTGATCGGTGCCGAGTTCTATGTCATGGAACGCGTTCAGGGCGTTATCCTGCGTTCGGAGCTGCCGCCCGAGCTGGGCCTCGACGAGCACCGCACCCGCGAGCTGTGCAAGAGCTTTGTCGACAAGTTCGTCGACCTGCACAATGTCGATTACGCAGCCTGCGGCCTGGCCGACCTGGGCAAGCCGGAAGGCTATGTGCAGCGTCAGATCGAAGGATGGATCGACCGTTATCAGAAAGCTGCCACGCCCGATGCGCCAGACTGGAAGCCGGTCATGGCCTGGCTTCGCGACAAGATGCCGGCCGATCACCACAAGCCCGGCATCGTGCACAATGACTATCGCTTCGACAACGTGATCCTCGATCCCGACAATCCCATGCAGATCATCGGGGTTCTCGATTGGGAAATGACCACCATTGGCGATCCGCTGATGGATCTGGGGAACACCCTCGCCTACTGGATCGAGGCCGGCGATTCGCAGCCCATGCAGCTCATCCGACGCCAGCCCAGCCATGCTCCCGGCATGCTGACTCGTCAGGAGTTCGCCGACTATTATGCCGAGCGCGCCGGCATCACCATCGACAACCTCGATTATTACTACACCTACGGCCTGTTCCGTCTGGCCGGGATCGTCCAGCAGATCTACTACCGGTTCTACCACGGTCAGACGCAGGACAAGCGCTTCGCCTCTTTCATTCACATGAACAAGCTGCTCGAGCAGGTCAGCTTGTCCGTTATCGGCAAATCGGCTCTTTGA
- a CDS encoding ferrous iron transporter B → MLTGATSLDLVRDELFASIGEVEDLLQQFLDDRHNGSLLQRAIEGLQQLRGTFDLIEMTGAALLLSEMVALATDVPEHDGTERNAPLSSLCDSLFLLERYIEQCRLAGFEQPELLIPTINELRKHRADAEPLAQSHFYRLDASTLPAAVRAVGEGGLEKHVFNRLRQMYQLGLLGLIRDDGIGASTPLMLRALQRWENNLPPQAATLCWVAGAAIESIEDTPLHLTMQRKRLFAQVDREVKKYAGQTPGAVEPARGLLRELLFLVALAGPHCQRCNEVKSAFELPDPGYTEQELLQAFDRLRGPGVDVMRSVAEALREEVTAIKDLLDLLARNAGDPDQALETLDAALQRLWKTLGMLDLHEVADVVRRCVGRLERWQPGDQGVLEDVADAVLQAEMAVNRLDGQGDSRGRGSDAGNPGEPVELKEARIVLIEESQAGLALAKRSVTAYMESGSDTMHLMNVPSSLETVRGGLIFLGMTRAASIIHLAARFIQESMLERKEEPQPQQLEVLADALTGIEFYLESAERSSVATADVLTLAEDSLAELGYSINEAG, encoded by the coding sequence ATGTTAACGGGTGCCACATCACTTGATCTTGTCAGGGACGAACTGTTCGCCAGTATTGGCGAGGTCGAAGACCTGCTTCAGCAGTTTCTCGATGACCGGCACAACGGCAGTCTGCTGCAGCGGGCAATCGAGGGCCTTCAGCAGCTGCGAGGCACGTTTGATCTCATCGAAATGACCGGTGCGGCTCTGCTGTTGAGCGAAATGGTCGCGCTGGCGACCGACGTGCCTGAACACGACGGCACAGAGCGTAACGCGCCCCTGTCATCCCTGTGCGACAGCCTTTTTCTGCTCGAGCGCTACATCGAGCAGTGCCGTCTGGCGGGTTTCGAACAGCCTGAACTGCTGATTCCGACCATCAACGAGCTGCGCAAGCACCGTGCCGACGCGGAGCCGCTTGCACAAAGCCATTTCTATCGTCTGGATGCCTCGACCCTGCCCGCTGCAGTTCGTGCGGTGGGTGAGGGTGGCCTGGAAAAGCATGTATTCAATCGGCTGCGGCAGATGTATCAGTTGGGTCTTCTCGGGTTGATCCGGGACGACGGCATTGGCGCCTCGACCCCTCTGATGCTCCGTGCGCTGCAGCGTTGGGAAAACAATCTCCCGCCGCAGGCCGCTACGCTGTGCTGGGTAGCCGGCGCCGCAATCGAGTCCATCGAGGACACCCCCCTGCACCTGACCATGCAGCGCAAGCGCCTGTTTGCCCAGGTCGATCGCGAGGTGAAGAAGTATGCGGGGCAGACACCCGGCGCCGTCGAACCGGCGCGTGGTCTGCTGCGCGAGTTGTTGTTTCTGGTTGCGTTAGCCGGGCCCCATTGCCAGCGTTGCAACGAGGTCAAGTCGGCGTTCGAGCTGCCTGATCCCGGGTACACCGAGCAGGAGCTACTGCAGGCTTTCGACCGGCTGCGCGGGCCGGGCGTCGATGTCATGCGATCCGTAGCCGAGGCGTTGCGCGAGGAAGTGACCGCGATCAAGGATCTGCTCGACCTGCTGGCGCGAAACGCCGGCGATCCGGATCAGGCCCTGGAGACCCTCGATGCTGCACTGCAGCGTCTGTGGAAGACCCTCGGCATGCTTGACCTGCACGAAGTCGCAGATGTCGTGCGGCGTTGTGTCGGCCGTCTGGAGCGTTGGCAACCCGGCGACCAGGGGGTGCTGGAAGACGTTGCCGATGCGGTATTGCAGGCCGAAATGGCAGTCAACCGCCTCGATGGTCAGGGCGACAGTCGCGGACGCGGTTCCGACGCTGGCAACCCCGGCGAGCCGGTCGAGCTGAAAGAAGCCCGTATCGTGCTGATCGAAGAATCTCAGGCAGGCCTGGCGCTAGCCAAGCGCTCGGTGACCGCCTACATGGAATCCGGTAGCGATACCATGCATTTGATGAACGTGCCCTCATCGCTGGAAACAGTCCGCGGTGGGCTGATATTCCTGGGCATGACGCGCGCAGCGAGCATCATCCATCTGGCCGCGCGATTCATTCAGGAAAGCATGCTTGAGCGCAAGGAAGAGCCGCAACCGCAACAACTCGAAGTACTCGCCGACGCGCTGACCGGGATCGAGTTCTATCTTGAGTCCGCGGAGCGTTCCTCGGTTGCCACGGCGGATGTTCTGACGCTGGCCGAAGACAGTCTTGCGGAACTGGGCTACAGCATCAACGAGGCGGGCTGA
- the sohB gene encoding protease SohB, producing the protein MEWLADYAMFLAKAATVLLALVVLLMLMVSLKDRHRRPDGTLTVNKVNEQIGRMTERLAQSVLDKKAFKLRQKGRKLEAKARNKGSRDTAERPRVFVLCFDGDIKATAVDHLRQEVTAVLEMARPEDEIVLKLESGGGMVHSYGLAASQLVRIRDAGIPLTVCVDKVAASGGYMMACIGDKVLSAPFAMLGSIGVVAQLPNFHRVLKKHDVDYEMLTAGEYKRTLTMFGENTERGREKFREDLENIHRLFKDFVARYRPQLNVDEVATGEVWFGIEAQQRALADDVKTSDEYITGRVREADVFEVHYVTRKRMQDKLAGGFTGIVDRLLLIWASRFHNQKFW; encoded by the coding sequence GTGGAATGGTTAGCCGATTACGCAATGTTTCTGGCCAAGGCAGCTACGGTGCTGCTTGCACTGGTGGTGCTGCTGATGCTGATGGTGTCGCTCAAGGATCGCCATCGTCGGCCTGACGGAACGCTTACGGTCAACAAGGTCAATGAACAGATTGGACGCATGACCGAGCGCCTCGCGCAGTCGGTGCTGGACAAGAAAGCCTTCAAGCTTCGGCAGAAGGGACGCAAGCTCGAGGCCAAGGCGCGTAACAAGGGCAGCCGGGACACCGCAGAGCGGCCGCGCGTGTTCGTGCTGTGCTTCGACGGGGATATCAAGGCCACCGCCGTCGATCATCTGCGTCAGGAAGTAACGGCGGTACTGGAGATGGCGCGTCCTGAAGACGAGATTGTCCTGAAACTGGAGAGCGGGGGCGGGATGGTCCACTCTTATGGCCTGGCGGCGTCACAGCTGGTTCGCATCCGCGACGCGGGAATCCCCCTGACCGTATGTGTCGACAAGGTCGCCGCCAGCGGGGGATACATGATGGCCTGTATCGGCGACAAGGTGCTCTCCGCGCCCTTTGCCATGCTTGGCTCCATCGGTGTCGTCGCGCAGCTGCCGAACTTTCACCGGGTACTCAAAAAGCATGACGTGGATTACGAGATGCTCACCGCCGGCGAGTACAAGCGCACCCTGACGATGTTCGGGGAAAACACCGAGCGCGGCCGGGAGAAATTTCGCGAGGATCTGGAAAACATCCATCGTCTGTTCAAGGACTTCGTCGCGCGCTATCGGCCGCAGCTGAACGTGGATGAAGTGGCGACCGGGGAGGTATGGTTCGGTATCGAGGCGCAGCAGCGCGCGCTCGCTGATGATGTAAAGACCAGCGACGAATACATCACCGGGCGCGTTCGCGAAGCGGACGTGTTCGAGGTTCACTACGTGACGCGCAAGCGCATGCAGGACAAGCTCGCCGGCGGTTTCACCGGCATCGTGGATCGGCTGCTGCTGATCTGGGCGTCACGCTTTCACAACCAGAAATTTTGGTAG
- a CDS encoding histidine phosphatase family protein, with amino-acid sequence MGSIYLIRHGQASLGAADYDVLSPVGIKQSQLLGDYLNTLNVRFDRCYAGNMKRQIDTCHHALEQIPDAPSREIAIDAGFNEYRSDEVMHTYLPRILETQPDARHFVENAGEHRKEFQKVFSQVITSWITDENCPEGCQSWPEFVAQVRAGLKRVIEAADRGQTIGIFTSGGMITAALQLITGMPATSAFELNWQIVNTSVSRLQYRKDKLSLASFNSQAHLDIHQRAEWVTYR; translated from the coding sequence GTGGGTAGCATCTATCTAATCCGTCACGGTCAGGCTTCGCTTGGCGCTGCCGATTATGACGTCCTGTCACCGGTCGGCATCAAGCAGTCCCAATTGTTGGGCGACTACCTGAACACGCTCAACGTACGCTTCGACCGGTGCTATGCCGGCAACATGAAACGCCAGATCGATACCTGTCATCACGCGCTGGAGCAGATTCCGGACGCGCCCTCCCGTGAGATTGCCATCGACGCCGGGTTCAACGAGTACCGTTCAGATGAGGTCATGCATACCTATCTGCCACGTATTCTCGAGACGCAACCGGATGCGCGTCACTTCGTGGAGAACGCCGGAGAGCACCGCAAGGAGTTCCAGAAAGTATTCAGCCAGGTCATTACGTCCTGGATCACCGATGAGAACTGCCCGGAAGGTTGCCAGAGCTGGCCAGAGTTCGTGGCGCAAGTGCGCGCAGGACTGAAGCGCGTTATCGAGGCGGCGGATCGCGGGCAGACCATCGGTATCTTCACCTCGGGTGGCATGATCACCGCTGCCCTGCAACTGATCACGGGGATGCCGGCGACCAGCGCGTTCGAGCTGAACTGGCAAATCGTGAATACCTCTGTGAGCCGTCTACAATACCGCAAGGACAAGCTCAGTCTGGCCTCCTTCAACAGCCAGGCTCATCTTGATATCCACCAGCGGGCCGAGTGGGTGACCTACAGATAA
- a CDS encoding SDR family oxidoreductase, with protein sequence MEKTQLFDLDGKVALVTGASRGIGEAIAKLLAQQGAHVIVTSRKIDGCQEVANAITAAGGKATAMACHIGEMGQISDTIAKIRSEFGKLDILVNNAATNPYFGNVLDTDLTAFQKTVDVNIRGYFFMSVEAGKLMRENGGGAILNVASVNGMVPGDMQGIYSITKAAVINMTKVFAKECAQFGIRCNALLPGLTDTKFASALTTNDSILKHALQRIPLRRAADPSEMAGTVLYLVSDASSYTTGAAINVDGGMLA encoded by the coding sequence ATGGAAAAGACTCAACTGTTCGACCTAGACGGCAAAGTGGCACTGGTCACCGGCGCCAGCCGCGGAATCGGTGAAGCAATCGCCAAGCTGCTGGCACAGCAGGGTGCGCATGTCATCGTCACCAGCCGCAAGATCGACGGCTGCCAGGAGGTGGCCAATGCCATTACTGCCGCTGGCGGCAAGGCGACAGCGATGGCCTGCCATATCGGTGAAATGGGCCAGATCAGCGATACCATTGCCAAGATACGCAGCGAGTTCGGCAAGCTGGACATCCTGGTCAACAATGCGGCGACCAATCCGTATTTCGGCAACGTGCTCGATACCGATCTGACGGCCTTCCAGAAGACCGTTGACGTGAACATCCGCGGTTACTTCTTCATGTCCGTCGAAGCCGGCAAGCTGATGCGGGAAAACGGCGGTGGCGCCATCCTCAACGTCGCGTCGGTAAACGGCATGGTACCCGGCGACATGCAGGGGATCTATTCGATCACCAAGGCTGCCGTCATCAACATGACCAAGGTCTTTGCCAAGGAATGTGCGCAGTTCGGCATCCGCTGCAATGCATTGCTGCCGGGTCTGACCGACACCAAGTTCGCGTCGGCACTCACCACCAACGACTCGATCCTCAAGCACGCGCTGCAGCGCATCCCGCTGCGCCGTGCGGCAGATCCGTCAGAGATGGCCGGAACCGTGCTGTATCTGGTCAGCGATGCATCCAGCTACACCACCGGTGCAGCCATCAATGTTGATGGCGGCATGCTCGCCTGA
- a CDS encoding YhdH/YhfP family quinone oxidoreductase has translation MSEFKALVVSEEQGQYVSSVVSRQLADLPEGEVLIRVRYSSLNFKDALSASGNKGVTRQYPHTPGIDAAGVVETSSVPELSPGDEVIVTGYDLGMNTAGGYGQYIRVPAGWVLKRPDGLTLRDSMLLGTAGLTAALCIDKLEQGGMITGQGPVLVTGATGGVGSIAVALLAGLGYEVAAATGKASQAELLKRLGATTIVDRSELEAGKEKPLLKERWAGAVDTVGGDILFNVVKSLRYGATVACCGLTAGTQFQGSVLPFILRNVNLMGVDSVEQPLVVKASMWDRLSLQWKTDLSAIAQEVRLDELPRQIETILGGNMVGRVVVNLD, from the coding sequence ATGTCAGAATTCAAGGCCCTGGTGGTCAGCGAAGAACAAGGCCAGTACGTATCCAGCGTGGTGTCGCGTCAACTTGCCGATCTGCCCGAAGGCGAGGTGCTTATTCGCGTCAGGTATTCATCGTTGAATTTCAAGGACGCGCTGTCTGCCAGTGGCAACAAGGGTGTCACCAGACAATATCCTCATACACCGGGCATCGATGCGGCCGGTGTCGTCGAAACGAGTTCGGTTCCGGAGCTCAGTCCAGGCGATGAGGTGATTGTCACGGGCTACGATCTGGGTATGAACACCGCCGGAGGATACGGTCAGTACATCCGCGTACCGGCAGGCTGGGTGCTCAAGCGTCCCGATGGCCTGACGCTTCGAGACAGCATGCTGCTGGGCACGGCCGGGCTGACCGCGGCCCTGTGTATCGACAAGCTGGAGCAGGGCGGAATGATCACCGGACAGGGCCCGGTGCTGGTCACTGGTGCAACCGGCGGGGTCGGCAGTATCGCGGTTGCGCTTCTCGCAGGGCTTGGCTACGAAGTCGCTGCTGCGACCGGCAAGGCATCGCAGGCAGAGCTGCTGAAGAGACTCGGCGCGACCACCATCGTCGACCGCAGCGAACTGGAGGCTGGCAAGGAGAAGCCATTGCTCAAGGAGCGTTGGGCCGGTGCCGTGGACACGGTGGGTGGGGATATTCTGTTCAACGTGGTCAAGTCCCTCCGTTATGGTGCGACAGTCGCCTGCTGCGGGCTCACCGCAGGCACTCAATTCCAGGGCAGCGTGCTCCCGTTCATTCTGCGCAACGTCAACCTCATGGGCGTGGATTCGGTGGAACAGCCGCTGGTGGTGAAGGCTTCTATGTGGGATCGGTTGTCGCTGCAGTGGAAGACCGATCTGAGCGCCATCGCACAGGAAGTGCGACTCGATGAGCTGCCTCGGCAGATCGAGACGATCCTGGGCGGAAACATGGTCGGCCGGGTTGTGGTCAATCTGGACTGA